The Hymenobacter sp. DG01 sequence CCGTTTGGATTTCGGAGAATCGGTGGGGCTTAGTTGAACACGAAGCCGTTGGGGCCGATGTTGACCGTGAAGGAATCGATGGGGGCGCCGGTGGGCCGGTAGCGAATTACCTTGTCGGTGCTGGTGAAGGACGCTACCCCACCGTAGATGGTGCGGTCCGTGGGGTCCACGGCCAGGGCATACAGGTTGCGCCGAATCAGGGGCTGGGTCGGAAGCGTAGTGTTGCCGATGGTGTACATATACACGCCGCCCTGGTAAGTATAGTACAGCTCGTTTTTGGCGCCGTTGGTGGTCAGGCGGCCCGGCGAGCTGGTGTTGGTGGGCATTTCGAGGGTAGTAACCCCGGCCTGGCCCGGCACAATCTTCGAGAGGCTACCCTTGGTCGTGCGGGTATAGTCCACCGAAAAGTCGGCGTTATAGGCTACCCGGCCCCCGCTCAGCACCCAGATGTTGCCGTCGCTGCCCTGCACAAGGCTGTTAGGCGCATCCCCAACCAGTATGTTGCCTATGGCCTCGTCGGTGTCGGTATTGATGATGGTGACGGTGCTGCCGCCGCTGTTGGTTACGTACAGGCGGTTGCCTATGGCCAGGAGGCGCTCCGGCTGCTTGCCCACGGCAATGGTTTTCACTACTGAGTTGGAGCGCAGATCAATCACGGAAACCTGCCCGGCCGTAGCCGAGTACGACACGGTTTCCGTGACGTAGCCCTTGGTGCCGGAAACCGCCGCGAAGTAGCGCGGGAGCTTCAGGCCCTCAATAGTAGCCACCGATTTGAAGTTGGGCAGCGATACTACCTCCAGCTTGTTGCTGTTATTGACCACGATGTACGCCGTGGAGCCCTGCAGGCTCATGCTCTGGGCTACGTCGCCGAGGCTGCGCTTATTGGCCGCACTGAACGCCGACGAGTACAGCACCGAGCTAGAAGTTTTGCTCAGCACGCTGACCTCGGCGTTGGCTTTCTGGAAGTTGCCCTCATTCAGCACCAGTACGCTGTTGTTGGGGATGGTAACGGCCTCAGGGTCATCGTCGGAGCCGCAGGAGACCAGGCCCAGGGCCAAGAAGGAGCCCCACAGCAGGCGGGAAGTAGCAGGGGCGAAGGGAAAAAATCGGGTCATGAAGGGAAGCGTATATAAAAAAAGAGTAAGGAAGAAATTGCGGTAAGCAGGGCCCACCTAGTGCCACAGCACCCGCAAACTCAGGGTGCCGTAGCGCAGGGGCGTGGCGCGGTTGTCGTAGCTTTGGTAGCTATGGTTGGTGAGGTTGTAACCCTGGGCCAGTACCAGCAGCTTCCAGTCGGTACCCACAGCCACTGTGCGCCCCAGGGTAGCGTTCAGCAGTGGGTAAGAGGGCAAAAACCGGGTGGCCGAGGCATCGGTGTAGCGCTGCCCCGTGAAGGTGAGGGTGGTGCTTAGCTGCCAGTCGCGCCAGCGGTGGTCGGTGCTCAGGGCGGCTGTATGCAGGGGGACAAAGGGCAACTGCCGCCCGGCCGGGTCGGTGTCGGCAGCCGTGCCTTTGGTCTTTTCTGATTGGGTAAAGGCGTAAGAAGCCCGGGCCGTGAAGTAGTAGGCTCCTGGCTTCCAGCCCAGCTGGGTACTGGCCTCCACCCCGTGGGCGCGCACCTGCCGCAGGTTGCGCGGCGACCAGTAGGTAGCCCCCGGCGTCCATTGCACCCAGTTATCTACCAGTTGGTGGTAGGTCGTCAGCTCCGTTTGTAGCTGCAGATGAGTGGGGGCCAGAGTCAGAACGTGTACTACCCCGCCCTCATAGCCCAAGCCTTCTTCGGGCAGCAGATCGGGGTTACCGCCGGGGCGCCAGTACCGCTCGTTGAGGGTAGGAACCCGGTAGCTGCGCGAGGCGCTGGCCTTCAGGCTTACCGTGTGCCGAAGGGCCCGCAGAGCCTCCCATTCGGCGCCGGCAGTGGGGGTAAGCGGGGGCTGCCGGCCGGGCAGCAGGGCCTGGCGCACGTTCAGGGACAGGTGCAGGCGGGGGCGCGGGTCGTAGCGGAGCAGGGCAAAGCCCGAGAAACGGTTCTCGGTGTGCCGGCCGGCGCCGTAGCCATCTACCTGCGCCGCGAAGTGCTGAGCCTCGGCTCCAACCCGCAGTGAAGCGTTGGGCGCGAAGCTCCACGTATGCTCGGCCTGCGCCTGCGTAGTGCGCACCCCGGATTCACTCAGCCCACTCACCTCGTCGCGGTAGTTGATGATGTCTTCAAACCAAGCCACCCGGGCGGCCCACTCGTGGCGGAAGCTTACGTGGCGGTAGCCGGCCATCAGGCGGCGGCTCTGGTCCCGCTCCCGGGCCTGGGTGTTGTTCGTGCCGATGCCGGGCTGAATCTGCCGGTCGGCGTCGGTTAGCCAAACGGCTGCCGTTAGTTCGCCCTGCTGGCCCAGGCGCAAGCTCAGGTCCTGGCTAAGGCTGGCCTGCTGCAGGGCCGCATTGGCCTGGCGGCGGCGGGTACGCCCCGCCGCAGTCTGCTCGTAGTACGTGAAATCGTTCTGGGCCTGCCGGTACAGCAGGCTGGTACGCACGGCCAGCTTGTGATTGCTGAAACTGGCCTCCAGGTTACCAGCCCGCAGCCCGAAGCTGCCGTAATCGGCCTGGGCTACCGCCCGCGCGCCCGCTCCCCACCTCACCCCCGACGAGAGCAGGATCGTTCCGCCTACGGCGCCGTTGCCGTAGGTAGCACTGGCCGGCCCCGGCTGAATGTCCACCTGGGTCGCGCCAGTGGTTGTTAGCAGCGAAAAGTCGGTTTCGCCCAGGGAAGGGAGGCTAATGTTGAAGCCGTTCCAGAGCACGGCCGTGTGCCGGGCCGAGGTACCGCGCATGGTAATGGACGCCAGCTGACCGGGTCCGTAGTTTTTCAGGTAGAGGGCTGTGCGAGCCGTCAGCACATCGGCCAGCGTACCGGAGCGGTAGGTGTCCAGGGCCAGAGAATCCAGCGTGAGCCGCCGGCTGCCCACCGCAAACCGGTCGGGGCGGGTGCCGGCCACGCGCACGGTAGGCAGGTGCTGGGCGCGGGCCGAGTCGGGAGCCAGCAGGGCCGATTGAGCCGCAGCCGGCAAGCTCGCGGCGACCAGCAGCCCGCTGCCAAGCGCAGCCGCCACCCAGCCACACGGCGGGAAAAGAGAAAAACGCATCTTCCGAACCAAATTTTCGCAATCGAAAAATTCAGTTCAAAACCTCAGGAACCAGACAGCCGCCAGGCAGCTACCCCCTCCCCGAAGCCGAGGCCGAAAACAGATGATAATTCTGCGCCGCCGAAGCGCCGCCACTGCATTCATTCTCCGCCCTTCCTCCGCAGGCGCTGAACATAGGAAATACAGAGGCAGGTCTCCTGGCTTGCTCCGGGCGCGTCGCCTTCCCATTTCTCCGGCCTGCCGGGGCAGGGCCTTCTTTGAAACAGTGGCCGGTGATGACGCGCCGACTCATGAAGCGTACAGTTGCGGGGACAGCTCCGGATTTTAACCGGATTCCCTTTTCAGCCTCGCCCCGCATTTAGGGTCCGGCCACCTCTACGGGGGCAAAGGTAGGGCAAATTGAGGAAGAAGCCAGCCCTAGCCAGGGTGGAGGTGCCCGAGGGGGTAGGGCAGGCACAGGGCCCGCAACCTTCCGACGCTAATCGGGTAACATGCTAGCGCCTACCCCCGCTTTCCGCATGAAACTTCCCGCCGCCTTTTACCGCCGCCCCGATCCTGTTGCCATTGCCCGCGAGCTGCTGGGCAAATACCTGTTCACCCGCATCAACGGCGTGCTTACCGGCGGCCGCATCGTGGAAACCGAGGCCTACGCCCACCTCAACGACCAGGCCTGCCACTCGCACCTGGGCCGCTATACGGCGCGCACCAAGGTAATGTACGAGCCCGGCGGCGTGGCCTACACCTACCTGATTTATGGCCGCTACGTGCTGTTCAACATTATCACCAACGAGGCCGGCAAAGCCGACGCGGTCCTGATCCGGGGCCTGGAGCCTACCGAAGGAATTCCGGAAATGCTCCTGCGCCGGGATATGACCCAGGTGCGCCGCAACCTCACCGGCGGCCCCGGCCTGCTTACCCAGGCCTTGGGCATTACCAAGGCCCATTATGGCTTCGATGTAACCGGAGACACCATCTGGCTGGAAGACCAGGGAGAGGTAGTGCCCGAAGCCGAAATCCTCGCCTCACCGCGCGTTGGCATTGACTACGCCGGCGAAGACGCCGCGCTGCCCTGGCGCTTCCGCATCAAAAGCAGCCCCTGGACCAGCCCGGCGAAGTGATGATAAGGTGAAAAAATGAGGTAAATGGTAGCACGGCTTCTGTCACTTGCTACCACTTACCTCATTTCTTCCTCACCTCATTACTTTATCACAGCTTCTCACACACCAGTACCATCAGCTTGCCTTCCAGATTGGTGGTGGCAAACAGGTACAGGTCGCCGCCCTCGCGGATGCCGGTACGGTGGCGGAACTCGGCTACCGTGTCGGGAAAGTTGCGGGTCGTGACGTGGGCGCGGGCTTCGGGGCCTAAGTGAGTGCGCAGGGCCTGACCATCGTATTTCTCCACGGCCCGGATGCGGAAAATACGGCCCGGAAACTCCGGTCGCAGCGTATCGGAGGTGTAGAGGTGGCTGTGCTGGTGCAACTTCAGCATCTCGAAGGCCGTGCCTACGCTGCGGAAGGCGCCGGCTTTCAGCACGGCCACGTTGGGCTCGTAGAGAAACTGCCGGGGCTCAGCGTAGCGGGCAACGGCACGGGCCTCGCGGGCGCGGTTCAGCCGGAACTCCTGCTGCTGGCCGCTACGGAGCAAATTCACCGTAAACCGCTCCGGGTCGATGGCCGGCTCGGGTCCCAACTCATAGAGTACCTCCTTGCACTCATTATCCACGGCCACTACCCACAGCCGCCGCACATGCCGCAGCTCCTGAATAGCCTGCTCAATATCGAGCATGGGCGAGGTTTTCAACAGCACGCTCCGGCCCTTCTGCAGCAGCAACGGCATCAGGCGTAGTACGTCGGGCTCACAGTCCTGCAGTCGGAAAATCTTCTTGGCGGCCGTATCGCGCCGGGCCGGGTCGAGGTAGAGCCAGTCGAAGGTGTCGGGGGTGTTGCGCAGAAAGTGTACCGCGTCCTCGTTGTGGCACACCACATTCCCGATGCCCAGCTGGGCCAGGTTAAAGCGCACCACTTCCGTCAGGGCTGCGTTGCGTTCCACATAGTGCACCTCCGCCACCGTAGCCGCGAAGTGAGCCGAGTCAACCCCGAAGCCGCCGGTGAGGTCGGCCAGGCGCTGGCCCTGCACCAGGGAAGCCTTGAAAGCCGCCGTACGGGCCGAGGAAGCCTGCTCTACCGAGAGGGTAGGCGGAAACACCAAGTCGGGGTTATCGGCCCAGGCAGGGAGCTTGGTGCGGGCCTTCTGGCGCGCCTGAATCTGGCGCACCAGGTCGGGAACGGGCAGGCCGGGGTAGCGGCGGGCCTGCAGGGCAAGCTGAGCGGGGTCGTCGTGCAGGTGGTCGGCAACGTATTGCCGAGCCGCTGCCGGCAGGGGGTATTCCATGTAGGGGGCCTACGAAAATGCGGCAGGCCCAGGCGCAGCGCCGGACCTGCAAGATCAACAGATAGCCAAACGTAAGCAGGAATCGGGCAAGAGCCAGCAGCCCGGCCTGGCGTTTGGATGGGTATAAACAAAAAATCATTCCGGTTAGCGCCAGCTTTCGGGGTAGAAAGCCGGCCGCTAACCGGAATGATTTGTAACGCGCGTAAGGCTAGCGCAGGTTCCAGGTAAGGGCTACCAGTGGGCGCCCCGTAGCGCTGGCCGTGAGGCCCACGGCGCTGGGCCGCAGCTGCACGGCCCCGGTGCGGGCTGCTGGCCGGTCGGCATTGTAGGCCTCCACCGCCCGCTGAAAGTGCGAGTTGGTGTTTCTGGAAATAAAGACGTTGCTCAGCAGGCTGGCCAAGGCAATGCCGGCGGCGGCCTTCTGGGTATTGTTAAAGTACTGCTGCTTCTCATCCAGGGCCAGTACCTGCTGACTGTACAGGCCTACGGCTCCCACAAACGTGAGGCGCTCGGCCAAGAACAGCCACTTCTGACGGCGGTAGCGGTTGAGGTTGTCCAGGGCCTCCTCGTTGCCTGCCAGGTAAGGGCGCAGCCGATGTCCGAAGAAACCGGCGTTCTGGTATTCGGCCTCCGTGGAACCGTTGCCGGTGGTAAAAAAGAAGTTTTTCTGCGCCCCGTTCAGGCCCCGCTGCTGATCCTCGGGGCTCAGGCGGATAACGGTAGGAGCCTGCTGGGCCTGGGCGCCCAGTGCCAGACCAAAGGAGCAGGAAGCAACAAGTACAGAGCGGCGCACAAGGCCCAGAAGCCGGGCGGAAATCGGTTGAAGCATGAGTACAAATCTATACTACTATCATTGAGTGTCCTAAGCGCTCCGGCGGGAAAAAAGTGCAATTCGCCGAGGAAAATTTCTGCTTCCACTCAACAAAAGCCCAAAGGCCTTCGTTCTGACGGGCGATTCACTAAGCTACGTGCTATGAAAACCCTGACATCCTTTTTGCGCCCCGCCGTTTTGCTGGCCGCTTTGCCGGCCGCGCTAACCTTCACGGCCTGTTCCGATGATGACGACAACACCAATACCCCTAAGCCCGACCAGGGCAGAGTAATGGTAGTGCATGCCGCCGCCGCGACCAACGTGCGGGTAAAAGCCTTTATTAAAAATAATGAGGTAGGGCAGCTCGACTACGGCCAGGCCAGCCCGTACGTGGCAACCAATGTCGATACCACCACAGTGAGTGTTAACGTAGCCAGCACGAATATAAAGGCCGCCAGAACTGTGGTAAAAGTCGAAAAAGACCAGAGCTACTCAGTGTTTGCCTATTCGCCCACAGCTACCATCGGCAGCATTTCCCTTCTCACTACCGCCGATGATTTGACCGCCCCGGCAGCTAATCAAGCCAAAGTGCGGCTAGTGCATCTGGCCGTGGGGGCACCCACACCGGTTCGGCTGAGCGTACCTTCTCCCATTCCGGGCGGGGCCGTCACTGACCTTACTCCCGACGTAGCCTTCGGGGCGGCCTCCGGCTTTGTGGCCGTAAATGCCGGCTCGCCTACTCTTACCATCACCTCCACCGCTACTCCCCGTACCCAGGTGCTGGCCGTAGGCGACGGTTCAGGTTCGGGTACTGGCGCCAAGGCCTTCGAGGCCGGCAAGATCTACACCATCGTAGTGCGCGGTATTGTCGGGGCCGGGGTTCCGGCAAACCAGCAAGCACAAGCGGTTATTATTCAGAACAATTAGGTTTAGGTTGTCCCGGTTCGAGCGCCTGCTCCGGCTAAGCTGGGGCAGGCGCTTTTCGTGATAAGCAGTTGGCAATCAGGAATGACAGAAAAGGATAACAAATCAAGTATCTTTGCAGTTGAAACGCGACAACGCATCCAGTATTCTGCATCATGGTTGATACCAAGACCACGGCCTACGTTCCGTACAAAGTAAAAGACATGTCTCTGGCCGAGTGGGGCCGGAAAGAAATACGTCTGGCCGAAGCCGAAATGCCCGGCCTGATGGCCCTGCGCGAGGAGTATGGCAGCAGCCAGCCCCTGAAGGGCGCCCGTATTGCCGGCTGCCTGCACATGACCATCCAGACGGCTGTGCTCATTGAAACGCTGATTGCGCTGGGCGCCGACGTAACCTGGTCCTCGTGCAACATCTTCTCAACCCAGGACCATGCTGCTGCTGCTATTGCTGCAGCTGGTATTCCGGTGTATGCCTGGAAAGGCATGAACGAAGAGGAGTTTAACTGGTGCATTGAGCAGACGCTGTTCTTCGGCGAAAAGCGCGAGCCCCTGAACATGATCCTCGATGACGGTGGCGACCTGACCAACATGGTGCTGAACCAGTACCCCGAGCTGGCCGCCGGCATCAAAGGCATTTCGGAGGAAACCACCACCGGCGTGCTGCGCCTGATTGAGCGCGTGAAAAACGGCACGCTGCCCATGCCCGCCTTCAACATCAACGACTCGGTTACTAAATCGAAGTTCGACAACAAATACGGCTGCAAAGAGTCGGCGGTGGATGCTATCCGCCGGGCTACCGACGTGATGATGGCTGGCAAAATTGCTGTGGTAGCCGGTTACGGCGACGTAGGAAAAGGTACCGCCGCTTCACTGCGTGGTGCTGGTGCCCGCGTTATCGTGACGGAAATTGACCCCATCTGCGCCCTGCAGGCCGCCATGGACGGCTACGCAGTGAAGAAGATGGCCAATGCCATCAAGGAAGCTGACATTGTGGTAACTGCCACCGGCAACTGCGACATCATCACGGAAGAGCACTTCCGCGCCCTTAAGGACAAAGCCATCGTCTGCAACATCGGCCACTTCGACGATGAAATTGACATGGCCTGGCTGAACAAAAACTACGGCCACACCAAAGACACGGTAAAGCCCCAGGTGGACCTGTACAACATCGAAGGCAAAGAGGTAATTATTCTGGCCGAAGGCCGCCTCGTGAACCTAGGCTGCGCTACCGGGCACCCTTCCTTCGTGATGTCGAACTCGTTCACGAACCAGACGCTGGCTCAGCTGGAGCTGTGGCAGAACGCCGATAAGTACGAGAATAAAGTGTATACCCTGCCCAAGCACCTCGATGAGAAGGTGGCCCGCCTGCACCTCGCCAAAATTGGCGTGGAGCTGGATGAGCTGAAGCCCAAGCAGGCCGACTACATTAACGTACCGGTGGAAGGCCCCTTCAAGTCGGACCTGTACCGCTACTAGGCGGTCCTACCCCCGCAGAAATACTAAACCCCGCCCGGCACTGCGCCGGGCGGGGTTTTCTGTTAAGCCGGAATTACGGACGAGTATGCAGGGGAATGAATATGTGGTATTT is a genomic window containing:
- a CDS encoding DUF5074 domain-containing protein; protein product: MTRFFPFAPATSRLLWGSFLALGLVSCGSDDDPEAVTIPNNSVLVLNEGNFQKANAEVSVLSKTSSSVLYSSAFSAANKRSLGDVAQSMSLQGSTAYIVVNNSNKLEVVSLPNFKSVATIEGLKLPRYFAAVSGTKGYVTETVSYSATAGQVSVIDLRSNSVVKTIAVGKQPERLLAIGNRLYVTNSGGSTVTIINTDTDEAIGNILVGDAPNSLVQGSDGNIWVLSGGRVAYNADFSVDYTRTTKGSLSKIVPGQAGVTTLEMPTNTSSPGRLTTNGAKNELYYTYQGGVYMYTIGNTTLPTQPLIRRNLYALAVDPTDRTIYGGVASFTSTDKVIRYRPTGAPIDSFTVNIGPNGFVFN
- a CDS encoding TonB-dependent receptor, with the translated sequence MRFSLFPPCGWVAAALGSGLLVAASLPAAAQSALLAPDSARAQHLPTVRVAGTRPDRFAVGSRRLTLDSLALDTYRSGTLADVLTARTALYLKNYGPGQLASITMRGTSARHTAVLWNGFNISLPSLGETDFSLLTTTGATQVDIQPGPASATYGNGAVGGTILLSSGVRWGAGARAVAQADYGSFGLRAGNLEASFSNHKLAVRTSLLYRQAQNDFTYYEQTAAGRTRRRQANAALQQASLSQDLSLRLGQQGELTAAVWLTDADRQIQPGIGTNNTQARERDQSRRLMAGYRHVSFRHEWAARVAWFEDIINYRDEVSGLSESGVRTTQAQAEHTWSFAPNASLRVGAEAQHFAAQVDGYGAGRHTENRFSGFALLRYDPRPRLHLSLNVRQALLPGRQPPLTPTAGAEWEALRALRHTVSLKASASRSYRVPTLNERYWRPGGNPDLLPEEGLGYEGGVVHVLTLAPTHLQLQTELTTYHQLVDNWVQWTPGATYWSPRNLRQVRAHGVEASTQLGWKPGAYYFTARASYAFTQSEKTKGTAADTDPAGRQLPFVPLHTAALSTDHRWRDWQLSTTLTFTGQRYTDASATRFLPSYPLLNATLGRTVAVGTDWKLLVLAQGYNLTNHSYQSYDNRATPLRYGTLSLRVLWH
- a CDS encoding DNA-3-methyladenine glycosylase, producing MKLPAAFYRRPDPVAIARELLGKYLFTRINGVLTGGRIVETEAYAHLNDQACHSHLGRYTARTKVMYEPGGVAYTYLIYGRYVLFNIITNEAGKADAVLIRGLEPTEGIPEMLLRRDMTQVRRNLTGGPGLLTQALGITKAHYGFDVTGDTIWLEDQGEVVPEAEILASPRVGIDYAGEDAALPWRFRIKSSPWTSPAK
- a CDS encoding class I SAM-dependent methyltransferase → MEYPLPAAARQYVADHLHDDPAQLALQARRYPGLPVPDLVRQIQARQKARTKLPAWADNPDLVFPPTLSVEQASSARTAAFKASLVQGQRLADLTGGFGVDSAHFAATVAEVHYVERNAALTEVVRFNLAQLGIGNVVCHNEDAVHFLRNTPDTFDWLYLDPARRDTAAKKIFRLQDCEPDVLRLMPLLLQKGRSVLLKTSPMLDIEQAIQELRHVRRLWVVAVDNECKEVLYELGPEPAIDPERFTVNLLRSGQQQEFRLNRAREARAVARYAEPRQFLYEPNVAVLKAGAFRSVGTAFEMLKLHQHSHLYTSDTLRPEFPGRIFRIRAVEKYDGQALRTHLGPEARAHVTTRNFPDTVAEFRHRTGIREGGDLYLFATTNLEGKLMVLVCEKL
- a CDS encoding DUF4397 domain-containing protein, with the translated sequence MKTLTSFLRPAVLLAALPAALTFTACSDDDDNTNTPKPDQGRVMVVHAAAATNVRVKAFIKNNEVGQLDYGQASPYVATNVDTTTVSVNVASTNIKAARTVVKVEKDQSYSVFAYSPTATIGSISLLTTADDLTAPAANQAKVRLVHLAVGAPTPVRLSVPSPIPGGAVTDLTPDVAFGAASGFVAVNAGSPTLTITSTATPRTQVLAVGDGSGSGTGAKAFEAGKIYTIVVRGIVGAGVPANQQAQAVIIQNN
- the ahcY gene encoding adenosylhomocysteinase; its protein translation is MVDTKTTAYVPYKVKDMSLAEWGRKEIRLAEAEMPGLMALREEYGSSQPLKGARIAGCLHMTIQTAVLIETLIALGADVTWSSCNIFSTQDHAAAAIAAAGIPVYAWKGMNEEEFNWCIEQTLFFGEKREPLNMILDDGGDLTNMVLNQYPELAAGIKGISEETTTGVLRLIERVKNGTLPMPAFNINDSVTKSKFDNKYGCKESAVDAIRRATDVMMAGKIAVVAGYGDVGKGTAASLRGAGARVIVTEIDPICALQAAMDGYAVKKMANAIKEADIVVTATGNCDIITEEHFRALKDKAIVCNIGHFDDEIDMAWLNKNYGHTKDTVKPQVDLYNIEGKEVIILAEGRLVNLGCATGHPSFVMSNSFTNQTLAQLELWQNADKYENKVYTLPKHLDEKVARLHLAKIGVELDELKPKQADYINVPVEGPFKSDLYRY